In Paenibacillus xylanilyticus, the genomic window TCATGACGGTCCTGGGGGCCAGATCGTTCAAAGACTTGTTTATCTTGTTTGACTACTACCAAATTATTATTGGCAGAGATCAGGCAGTGCTAAGCAAATATCAGGACCGTTATCGCAGCATGCAGGAAACTTCCATGAAAATAAGTCAGACTACAGCTGAGCTGGACGAACTAAAGACCAATCTGGTAAGTCAGCGAGAACGTGTCGTCGCATTGCAGAAGGAAGTAGACGGACAAGTTTCGGCAAGCGGGAACCCGGCAGCCATTCAGAAGTTAATGGAGGAATTGACCATTTATTGGGAGAATGTTGGCATTTACGAGGTCAAACGTTATTTCAGAGCACTAGCAGCGGCCATGCAAAATCTGCCTCAGTTTATACAAGAACAGAATGGCGGAATTTCCACAACCGGAACAGCTTATACCATTCGAATTGAACAAGACGATCTGAATCAATTCCTGCGTGAACAGAACCCGATCTTCGAAGATTTCGCCTTTCAGTTTGACGAGGACCGAATTACAGCCTCCGGACAGCGTGATCAGTTACAGCTCAGTATTGAGGGTCATTATACGGTAGAAAACGAACCTCAGAACTCGATCCGTTTTCATGTAGATAAACTTGTTTTTAACCAGTTAGAACTACCTGATACGACAAGACGTATGCTTGAAAAGGAATTTGATCTTGGATTCTACCCGCAGAAGATTCTGTCCTTCGTGAAAGCTACAGATGTATCGACAAGCAAAGGAGTACTTGAAGTTAAACTCGCTATATCATTTTGATGATTGCTGTATGTTTAACATGTCACTCACATATTGATTCGCAGAAATCTCTCCATGAATAAACTGTTGAACTTTCTTATTATATTGTAATACAAGCTCGGGGTTATCCATCACAGGAGTTTCAGATGTTTTGGACACGAACCATTCTCGACCATTACCACTCATTATTTGCCCTTCGGCTGAGAGCTGCTGAGACACTGTGTTCAATTGCTGCTGTTGGCCAGGCAAATGATGAGCTTGCTCGTACCAGTCTGATTGCACGGAATTGGAGGTCATGCCCTCAATCCATCGACTGGCCTGCTCTGCTTCATGTGAACCCGACGTAATTACGAAACTTCTGGACGTAACAAGTGCAAGGGGTTTGAACATAATCCGATTCGGCAGACGATCTTCAGTTAATGCCAGATCATTGTTCACCAGTTGGGAAAAAGGGGTCACCACCATTAACGCTTCTTCCTGCATATCCTTATCAATAAAATCCGGGTTGGTATTTTGGACCTGAATGTAAGGCTGAACCCGGTTCAGCACCTGCAGCGCCTGTTCATTTCCCCCAGTTATATGCGACTCCGTTGCCGTTTTCAACGTACTCGGAGCGACTCCAGACCCAAACTCATTTAACCAAGCATCTGCTGCATAAGCATCATCGATGTTGATCGCAAGTAACTTCTGGCTCTTATTCTCCATTTGATTAATAATCCTGGTCCACTCATCCAAGCTTTGTGGTAACCGTTCCAACCCTGCATCAGCTAGAGATTTGGACCGTGATGCAAGAACGTAAGGGTCGAAATCAAATGGCATTCCCCATTGATAACCATTCCACTCTGTCTTCTCCCGCAATGGAGATACCGAGTCACCGAGCGCCTTCGACAACGTTGTTGCATTTAAAGGGTACAGATGCCCTCTTTTGGCATAACCCTGAATTTCCTCACTATCAAGCAGGATAATATCCCCGCTGTCCCCTACAGCAAGCTCGTTATCCAGTACCTCCTTGTATGTATCCGAGACTAGATTCCGTAGCTTGATTTTCACCACCCGTGCGGCAGCAACTTGTTTTGCGATTGCCGAGAACACCTGAAACTCACTTTCAGACATCGAAACGACAATTTCAACTGGCGCCTGTTGATTCTCACTACGGGTTACAGCATTGGGGAAGGCATCATTCTCCTGATCTTGATCTTGGTTCTGTGGTACTCCTCTAAAATCAAAGCTCGGAGACAGGATCGTCAATGAAAGCAGCAGCACTGCAAATAAAACAACCTGATGTCTACGCTTCATTAACTCTCCACCTCGCTCCCTATATTTTTCCTGTAAAGTTTATTGTAACAAAAAAGTAGTACTCCTGTCCTATCCTGCCAAAAAACATATTTTTGAGATTTTGCATACTAAGAAAATACATAGGTCTGTGCAATAACTCTTTTTAAATAATTCAGCAAAAAAAGACCGGCTCCAGCGAGCCGATCTTTTTCTATATTTTCCCGGGAAATATATCCGCTTAAATTTATAACAAATCCGCCGCCAATTGAGCCAGTTTGGACCGCTCCCCTTTTTCAAGCATAATATGTCCACTAATGCCCTCTTGTTTGAATCGTTCCACAACATAAGTCAGACCATTGCTCGCAGAATCCAGATACGGATGATCGATTTGCTCAGGGTCACCCATTAGTATGATTTTACTGCCTTCACCTACACGCGAAACGATGGTTTTTACTTCATGACGTGATAGGTTCTGGGCTTCATCCACAATAATAAATTGACCAGGAATGGAACGTCCGCGTATATACGTTAATGCTTCCACCTGTATACTGCCTAGTCCCATCAAAATTTTATCGATATCTCCAGCCTTTTTGGTATCAAACAAAAACTCTAGATTATCATATATGGGCTGCATCCACGGTCTCAGCTTCTCTTCCTTTTCCCCTGGCAGATAACCGATATCCTTCCCCATGGGAACCACCGGCCTCGCAATCAATAACTTTTTATATTTATGATCATCTTCCACCTTAAGAAGGCCTGCTGCGAGAGCCAGTAAGGTTTTACCTGTGCCTGCTTTTCCCGTAATGGTCACGAGTGGTATATCATCATTCAAAAGCAATTCCAGCGCCATACGCTGCTGAGCATTTCGAGCACTAATCCCCCATACGTTATCATTGCTTAGGAACAGCGGCTCAAGTTTGGTTCCCTCCGTATTTACCTTCAGCAGTGCTGATTTGTTGGTACCCATTTCATCCTTAAGAATCACAAATTCATTAGGATACAGCTTATAGGACAACTGCAATGGTTTAATTGGCAGAAAACGATATGTGTAAAACTCATCGATTACCGACGGATGAACTTTCAAGGCTGTATAGCCCGGATATAGTTCACTGAGCCCTGCAGTCCGATCGGACAAGTAATCTTGAGTGAACAGACCGAGTACATCTGCTTTGATCCGCACAAGTACATCTTTGCTTACCAACACAACCTGCCGTTCCACAACCTCTTTCTCATTTTCTTCAATTTGATAATTCAGCGCAACCGCCAGGATTCGGTTATCATTGGTGATTTCACCGAACATTTCTTGTACCCTTACAAAGCTGCGATGATTCAATTCGACCTTCAGGTTACCTCCATTGGCGAGAGGAACTCCACTGTGCAGGTGACCCAGTTCACGCAGACCATCAAGCAATCTCGAAACATTTCGGGCATTGCGGCCAATCTCATCCGCATTTCTTTTTTTAGAGTCAATTTCCTCCAGTACAACCGCGGGAATGATTACCTCATGTTCCTCGAAGGCAAAAATGGCATTGGGGTCATGCAGAAGCACGTTGGTATCCAATACAAAAATCTTTTTCATTCAATCCCCTCCAAAGCGGCGTCGTTAAAGGCATGGTTTGGAACGTGAACTCGGGAATGCCGGATTAGATCATAGGTTTTTCCATGCACAAGCAGTCCTTTTTTCCATTCCCGAGCTCATCTGTGATCGTGTGATCTTTCAGCAGCGGCATGGACAATCATGCTCCCATACATAAATGTATTCGTCTCGGACAAAATAATTGCAACATTCTGAAAAACTCCAAGAAAGGATGAACATTTATGAGATATTGGGTTTGTACGCTGCTTCTGATCTTTATACTTACAGGCTGCAACAACACCACACGTAATGCCTCTCAAGAGCAGCAAGGAACCCATGCGAGGGGGTACGGAGGGAATGTTACAACACGGCAAGATCAACAAAACGGATCCCACATGCTCTATACAGAGGATGACCGAATGAATCCTTCACGCCTTGACCGTTTCAATGAGAATACGGGTGAAGTTCACGAACTGAACGTTGCTGATGATAACCAGACAGGCCGCATGACCAATGATAATCGAATCAATCATCTCAAGGCACTTGCCAAGCAAGTGGAAGGTGTCAAAGACGCCAATTGTGTCATTCTCGGAAATACAGCCGTCGTTGGCATTGATGTAGATGGCGAACTGGAACGTGCTCGTGTAGGAACAATTAAATATTCCGTTGCAGAAGCTTTGCGCAAAGATCCAGAAGGTGTTGATTCCATTGTTACCGCTGATGCAGATGTTTCTGAACGAATCAAAGAGATTGGAGAGCATATCCGTCAAGGACATCCCATTTCTGGTTTTGCCTCTGAACTCGCTGACATGGTGGGACGAATTATCCCTCAGCTTCCGAAAGATGTCAAGGTCCGCCAAAACCCAGATGAGCAGACTCCGAATGAACAAGCTCCTAATAAACAACATTTGCAGCAGCATACGACTGACAAAAAGCAACAAAAAGCCCAGTGATTTCTCACTAGGCTTTTTTCATGGCAGCAAAAACCTGCTCATCTAATTTCTCAGCAGCACGCTGATCGTATATTTTGA contains:
- a CDS encoding YhcN/YlaJ family sporulation lipoprotein, with translation MRYWVCTLLLIFILTGCNNTTRNASQEQQGTHARGYGGNVTTRQDQQNGSHMLYTEDDRMNPSRLDRFNENTGEVHELNVADDNQTGRMTNDNRINHLKALAKQVEGVKDANCVILGNTAVVGIDVDGELERARVGTIKYSVAEALRKDPEGVDSIVTADADVSERIKEIGEHIRQGHPISGFASELADMVGRIIPQLPKDVKVRQNPDEQTPNEQAPNKQHLQQHTTDKKQQKAQ
- a CDS encoding extracellular solute-binding protein, whose product is MKRRHQVVLFAVLLLSLTILSPSFDFRGVPQNQDQDQENDAFPNAVTRSENQQAPVEIVVSMSESEFQVFSAIAKQVAAARVVKIKLRNLVSDTYKEVLDNELAVGDSGDIILLDSEEIQGYAKRGHLYPLNATTLSKALGDSVSPLREKTEWNGYQWGMPFDFDPYVLASRSKSLADAGLERLPQSLDEWTRIINQMENKSQKLLAINIDDAYAADAWLNEFGSGVAPSTLKTATESHITGGNEQALQVLNRVQPYIQVQNTNPDFIDKDMQEEALMVVTPFSQLVNNDLALTEDRLPNRIMFKPLALVTSRSFVITSGSHEAEQASRWIEGMTSNSVQSDWYEQAHHLPGQQQQLNTVSQQLSAEGQIMSGNGREWFVSKTSETPVMDNPELVLQYNKKVQQFIHGEISANQYVSDMLNIQQSSK
- a CDS encoding PhoH family protein, whose protein sequence is MKKIFVLDTNVLLHDPNAIFAFEEHEVIIPAVVLEEIDSKKRNADEIGRNARNVSRLLDGLRELGHLHSGVPLANGGNLKVELNHRSFVRVQEMFGEITNDNRILAVALNYQIEENEKEVVERQVVLVSKDVLVRIKADVLGLFTQDYLSDRTAGLSELYPGYTALKVHPSVIDEFYTYRFLPIKPLQLSYKLYPNEFVILKDEMGTNKSALLKVNTEGTKLEPLFLSNDNVWGISARNAQQRMALELLLNDDIPLVTITGKAGTGKTLLALAAGLLKVEDDHKYKKLLIARPVVPMGKDIGYLPGEKEEKLRPWMQPIYDNLEFLFDTKKAGDIDKILMGLGSIQVEALTYIRGRSIPGQFIIVDEAQNLSRHEVKTIVSRVGEGSKIILMGDPEQIDHPYLDSASNGLTYVVERFKQEGISGHIMLEKGERSKLAQLAADLL
- a CDS encoding coiled-coil domain-containing protein, with product MNRRYSICALILCILLFGQPTLAYAYGEPSPEETREILQKSLSIVEIDHEIERIAVRQKELNQQQEQLNVQLQEQEDQIHIQQDRAGAVVRSYYTGERDSLLMTVLGARSFKDLFILFDYYQIIIGRDQAVLSKYQDRYRSMQETSMKISQTTAELDELKTNLVSQRERVVALQKEVDGQVSASGNPAAIQKLMEELTIYWENVGIYEVKRYFRALAAAMQNLPQFIQEQNGGISTTGTAYTIRIEQDDLNQFLREQNPIFEDFAFQFDEDRITASGQRDQLQLSIEGHYTVENEPQNSIRFHVDKLVFNQLELPDTTRRMLEKEFDLGFYPQKILSFVKATDVSTSKGVLEVKLAISF